AAAAATCATAAAATACTTGAAGCTCTATCATTTTAGATTTATTATATAATAAAAAAGTAGGGGGGGAGGTAATGAACATTAAATGGAAATTACAGATAATTGTTGTATGTTTCATATTTATTCTTTTGCCATCTATATCTTCAGCGCTCAAAATAAGCGGTATTGTTTTTGATGACAAAAATTGCAACGGCAACAGAAATCTTGGAGAAAAAGGAATTGCAGGAGTTACTATAATTCTCAATCCTGGATCCCTTACTACAACAACAAATGCGGCAGGCAGATTTAAATTTAATGGTCTCACTCCCGGGACATATACCTTAACTGAAGTTGATCCTTCTGGATATTGCAGCACAAGTCCAAATGTTAGAATCGTGAGACTTGTGTTCAAAAATGTATCAGGACAGATATTTGCAGACAGCAAGAAAGCAATCAGCCCTCCTGCTGGGTGCTGCTCATCCCCTTAAAAAATTTTTAATCAATAAGTTAATAATAATCTCAAATTATGAAAATTGATGAATAAGATAGCAAAAATTTCCATAGTTATTTTTTTTATTGCCTCTATACTCTCATGTGAAAGTGTTTCAAATACAATTAAAGGAATAGCTGGGGAGGGAAAGCTCGATACAAAAACCATTATTGCAGGACTAAAGGAAGCACTTGAAGTATCAACTGAAAATTCCGTATCGCAGGCATCGAAAATAAATGGATTCCTAAAAAACAAAGCGATAAAAATTCTTCTTCCTGAAAAACTTCAAAAAACTGCAGAAACTCTCAAAAAATTGGGTTTTGAAAAACAGGTTGATGAATTTATTGAAAGTATGAATAGAGCGGCAGAAAAAGCGGCGCCTGAAGCAAAATCCATCTTTATCGATGCTATTAAAGATATGACTTTTACAGATGCCAAAAAGATTTTAAAAGGTGGAGATACTGCGGCAACAGATTTTTTTCGTAAAAAAACATCCAAAAGACTTTACAAAGCATTCAAACCAAAAATTGAAGAATCAATGAAAAATGTGGGAGTTACAAACTATTATATGAATATGGTGGATAGAATAAAAAATCTTCCAATAGTAAACATCGAGCCCCCAGACCTTGGTGATTATGTTACCAACAAATCTCTTGACGGACTTTTTTATCTGATAGCAAAAGAGGAAAAGAAAATTAGAAAGGATCCTGCCGCGCGTGTTACAGAGCTTCTGAAAAAAGTTTTCAAATAAGATTCATTGAACATCAATCAAAGATATTCATCTGAAAAAGATAAGAATAACAGCATAAACAATAGCGAGGGCTCCTAAATTAGGGAAAAAAACTTCAGGTCTTCCCCAACTAATGCCCGGAAATGTATAATCTGAAATAGGCCAAAGAAAAGGCGTAGGGAAAAAATCTTGCGAATGTGTTGGTATATCTATCACTATATGTATCCCCCATGCTAATAATTCCCATAATGGCTTCCCACGAAAAAACCACACAGCAAAAAAAACTGCAACGAATACAATAAGACTGTGGGAGATATCATAAAGCGCAAAAACATACTTCGGTAAAGAAGAAATATCAGGACGCCCAGCGCCATAATTCCTTCGGGGATGTATGCCTACAAGTGTTCCTATGAAATAAATGCCAAAGGAGAGAAGGTCGGGTCCCATTCCGATTACAAAGGAAAGCCAAAAACTTTTTCTTCCGTTTCTTAAAAAACCGGCACCGCCCCAAAGTCCATGAGATATTATATCCATAAGATCTTTTTTTTATTTAAAATTCTTTTTTTGTCAAAGAAGTATCCCTATTCTATCTTTTCATTTTGTTCCTCATCTTGAAAAATAAGATGTATCCTCCAGATAAAAAAAATTAACAAGCACTTCATCAAAATGTGCCTAATAATCAAATTCATCGAAAGAATGGACACCTGCTCTTTGAAGAAAATCAATCCAAATAGTCACATTTAGTTTTCTCCGTAGAAAGCGTTTTCAAGATAGTTTATGTTAGATGCGATGGAGAAATAGTAAGTCTCTTGCTGTCGCCAATGCATCCTCTAAAAA
The Candidatus Schekmanbacteria bacterium genome window above contains:
- a CDS encoding DUF4197 domain-containing protein yields the protein MNKIAKISIVIFFIASILSCESVSNTIKGIAGEGKLDTKTIIAGLKEALEVSTENSVSQASKINGFLKNKAIKILLPEKLQKTAETLKKLGFEKQVDEFIESMNRAAEKAAPEAKSIFIDAIKDMTFTDAKKILKGGDTAATDFFRKKTSKRLYKAFKPKIEESMKNVGVTNYYMNMVDRIKNLPIVNIEPPDLGDYVTNKSLDGLFYLIAKEEKKIRKDPAARVTELLKKVFK